From a single Mangifera indica cultivar Alphonso chromosome 19, CATAS_Mindica_2.1, whole genome shotgun sequence genomic region:
- the LOC123203506 gene encoding uncharacterized protein LOC123203506 isoform X13, translated as MMMEGEGSSSSKKRGVQNHDDGFINTLFSWSLDDIRNKNLFSHKVEKIPESFESVTQYLGSFVYPLLEETRAELFSPMEIISRAPYAKVDVFRPLGSELFDVKIDYWRNRFSNNGKEPYKTLPGDILILADAKPETISDLERVGRMWSFLSVMTIAEDDNDSTSTYFKVKASKSIQQFEREKSLFVIFLANITTNRRIWKSLNMSRNLKIIKKVLRGNSVSEESCQVCSELNGGILYEKFGSGLSSTLNASQLNAVLACLDGVRCDHKSSVQLIWGPPGTGKTKAVSMLLFTLLKTKCRTLTCAPTNVAITEVASRVLKLLKESIKTDDYGSETLMLPLGDILLFGSKERLKVGQEIEEIYLDYRVKKLSECFGTLTGWRHCFSSMMDLLEDCVSQYHIFLENKLVKKRESTDKNEVKENYRNMEMEGDNEEFKSFLEFVRDRFKHTATPLRNCIFIFCTHIPKRFILESNFQNMIDLISLLDSFETLLFQKNVVSDELQELFSHSVAEEFFSSPGHRNYLLQKRRGECHTVLKNLQDSFNKLKFPSGMNIDSLKAFCFKTASVIFCTASSSFKLHSVAMEPLNVLVIDEAAQLKESESTIPLQLLGLNHTILIGDECQLPAMVKSKVTDEASFGRSLFERLSSLGRSKHLLNTQYRMHPSISCFPNSYFYNNRIWDSPNVKRRINKNVFLPRSPIFRPYSFINILEGREESIGRSWRNMVEVAVVMKILQNLYKDWNDSKQKLSIGIVSPYSAQVQAIEKKLGGKYDDSDDFTVKVKSIDGFQGGEEDIIIISTVRSNERGSIGFLSKPQRINVALTRARHCLWILGNERTLTHGESVWKILINDAKDRCCFFNADEDKDLAKAILEPKKELNELNELLNADSVLFNNQKWKQNRSTKGKATEAGSEEKLDKDSKEALQVHLASGSQWPKNSEKIENKGKGKKKPKRKNKRNEFWQQKDADDEKSILLNAPAVEQNRSTKGKATEAGSEDKLDKDSKEALQVHLASGSQWPENSQKIENKGKGKKKPKRKNKRNEFWQQKDADDEKSILLNAPAVEQNRSTKGKATKAGSEEKLDKDSKEALQVHLASGSQRPENSEKIENKGKGMKKPKRKNKRNEFWQQKDADDEKSILLNAPAVEQNRSTKGKATEAGSEDKLDKDSKEALQVHLASGSQWPENSQKIENKGKGKKKPKRKNKRNEFWQQKDADDEKSILLNAPAVEQNRSTKGKATKAGSEEKLDKDSKEALQVHLASGSQRPENSEKIENKGKGMKKPKRKNKRNEFWQQKDADDEKSILLNAPAVEQNRSTKGKATEAGSEDKLDKDSKEALQVHLASGSQWPENSQKIENKGKGKKKPKRKNKRNEFWQQKDADDEKSILLNAPAVEQNRSTKGKATKAGSEEKLDKDSKEVLQVHLASGSQRPENSEKIENKGKGKKRPKRKNKRNAALALDPKALSTTNVKLLAKIALNLAVSNSTSSLKYIDAMAKKEKSSPKLKSAHEFCISQYQYTVNSFKSALSDLDVDPMTANYDAKVASDGASYCADKLKSEGFQSKDGYQ; from the exons ATGATGATGGAAGGTGAAGGTAGTAGTAGCAGCAAGAAGAGAGGAGTTCAAAATCATGACGATGGCTTCATTAATACTCTGTTTTCTTGGTCTCTTGATGACATTCGTAACAAAAATCTTTTCAGTCATAAG GTGGAAAAAATTCCGGAATCATTTGAATCTGTCACTCAGTATTTGGGGTCATTTGTTTATCCTTTGTTGGAAGAAACACGAGCAGAACTGTTTTCACCTATGGAGATCATTTCAAGAGCACCTTATGCTAAGGTGGATGTTTTTAGGCCTCTTGGATCTGAGTTATTTGATGTTAAGATTGATTACTGGAGGAACAGGTTCAGTAACAATGGTAAAGAGCCTTATAAAACTTTGCCGggggatattttaattttagcagATGCGAAACCTGAAACTATTTCCGACTTGGAGAGGGTTGGTAGAATGTGGTCTTTTCTATCAGTCATGACAATCGCTGAGGATGATAATGATAGCACTTCTACTTACTTTAAAGTGAAGGCTTCAAAAAGCATCCAGCAGTTTGAAAGGGAGAAATCACTGTTTGTGATTTTCTTGGCAAATATTACTACTAACAGAAGAATATGGAAATCCTTGAACATGTCCCGAAATTTGAAGATTATCAAAAAAGTTTTACGCGGGAATTCCGTG TCGGAGGAAAGTTGCCAAGTCTGTTCTGAACTGAATGGAGGGATCTTATATGAGAAATTTGGTAGTGGCTTATCATCAACATTGAATGCTTCGCAATTGAATGCAGTTCTTGCCTGTCTTGATGGAGTGCGTTGTGATCACAAGTCCTCTGTGCAACTTATATGGGGTCCCCCTGGAACAGGGAAAACTAAAGCTGTTAGTATGCTTCTCTTTACTCTGTTGAAAACAAAATGCAGAACCCTTACTTGTGCCCCGACGAATGTTGCAATTACAGAAGTTGCTTCTCGTGTTCTGAAGCTGCTGAAAGAATCGATTAAAACTGATGACTATGGAAGTGAGACTCTGATGCTTCCTCTTGGAGATATTCTCTTGTTTGGGAGTAAGGAGAGACTCAAAGTTGGTcaagaaatagaagaaatatATTTGGATTATCGCGTTAAAAAGCTTTCAGAGTGTTTTGGTACGCTGACTGGCTGGAGGCATTGCTTCTCATCCATGATGGATTTACTTGAAGATTGTGTTTCTCAGTATCACATTTTCTTGGAGAATAAATTGGTAAAGAAGAGAGAAAGTACTGACAAAAATGAAGTCAAAGAGAATTACAGGAATATGGAAATGGAAGGTGACAATGAGGAGTTTAAATCATTTCTTGAATTTGTGAGAGATAGATTTAAACATACTGCTACTCCTCTTAGGAATTGTATATTTATCTTCTGCACTCACATACCAAAACGTTTCATTTTGGaaagtaattttcaaaatatgataGATCTTAtcagtttacttgattctttcgaAACTTTGTTGTTTCAAAAAAATGTAGTTTCTGACGAGCTGCAAGAGCTCTTTTCACATTCAGTAGCTGAAGAGTTTTTTTCATCACCTGGGCATAGAAATTACTTGTTGCAGAAAAGGAGAGGTGAATGCCatacagttttaaaaaatcttcaGGATTCCTTTAATAAACTTAAGTTTCCAAGTGGTATGAACATAGATTCATTAAAAGCTTTCTGCTTTAAAACAGCTTCTGTAATATTTTGCACTGCTTCTAGTTCATTTAAGCTGCATTCAGTGGCCATGGAACCACTGAACGTTCTGGTCATTGATGAAGCGGCACAACTAAAAGAAAGTGAGTCGACAATACCCCTGCAACTGTTGGGCTTAAATCATACTATTCTCATTGGGGATGAGTGCCAATTGCCAGCAATGGTTAAAAGCAAG GTTACTGACGAAGCTTCCTTCGGGAGAAGCTTATTTGAGAGGCTGAGCTCATTGGGTCGCTCTAAACACCTGCTCAATACACAGTATCGGATGCACCCCTCAATTAGCTGCTTCccaaattcttatttttataacaacCGGATTTGGGATTCTCCTAATGTtaaaagaagaatcaacaaaaatgtctttttgcCAAGATCTCCAATATTCCGTCCATATTCTTTCATCAATATTCTTGAAGGGAGAGAAGAGTCCATTGGCCGTAGCTGGAGAAATATGGTTGAGGTAGCTGTTGTGATGAAAATATTGCAGAACCTGTACAAAG ATTGGAATGACTCAAAACAGAAGCTGAGCATTGGCATAGTCTCACCTTACAGTGCTCAAGTACaagcaattgaaaaaaaacttgGAGGCAAGTATGATGACTCTGATGACTTTACTGTAAAAGTGAAGTCGATTGATGGGTTTCAAGGTGGTGAGGAGgacattattataatttccaCTGTGAGAAGCAACGAAAGGGGATCCATTGGATTCTTGTCCAAGCCACAGAGAATCAATGTTGCACTTACAAGGGCCAG GCACTGTTTATGGATTTTAGGGAATGAAAGGACCTTAACTCATGGTGAATCTGTTTGGAAAATCTTAATCAATGATGCTAAGGACCGCTGTTGTTTCTTTAATGCTGATGAAGATAAGGATTTGGCCAAAGCTATATTAGAGCCCAAAAAAGAGCTTAATGAATTGAATGAATTGCTGAATGCTGACAGTGTACTTTTCAACAATCAAAAGTGGAAG CAGAACAGGAGTACTAAAGGCAAGGCAACGGAGGCAGGTTCAGAAGAGAAATTGGATAAGGACAGTAAGGAGGCATTGCAAGTTCATCTAGCCTCTGGTTCCCAGTGGCCAAAAAATTCTGAGAAGATTGAAAACAAGgggaagggaaagaaaaagccTAAGAGAAAGAACAAGCGAAATG AATTCTGGCAACAGAAAGATGCAGATGATGAAAAGAGCATTTTGTTGAATGCCCCAGCAGTTGAG CAGAATAGGAGTACTAAAGGCAAGGCAACAGAGGCGGGATCAGAAGATAAATTGGATAAGGACAGTAAGGAGGCATTGCAAGTTCATCTAGCCTCTGGTTCTCAGTGGCCAGAAAATTCTCAGAAGATTGAAAACAAGgggaagggaaagaaaaagccTAAGAGAAAGAACAAGCGAAATG AATTCTGGCAACAGAAAGATGCAGATGATGAAAAGAGCATTTTGTTGAATGCCCCAGCAGTTGAg CAGAATAGGAGTACTAAAGGCAAGGCAACAAAGGCGGGATCAGAAGAGAAATTGGATAAGGACAGTAAGGAGGCATTGCAAGTTCATCTAGCCTCTGGTTCCCAGCGGCCAGAAAATTCTGAGAAGATTGAAAACAAGGGGAAAGGAATGAAAAAGCCTAAGAGAAAGAACAAGCGAAATG AATTCTGGCAACAGAAAGATGCAGATGATGAAAAGAGCATTTTGTTGAATGCCCCAGCAGTTGAG CAGAATAGGAGTACTAAAGGCAAGGCAACAGAGGCGGGATCAGAAGATAAATTGGATAAGGACAGTAAGGAGGCATTGCAAGTTCATCTAGCCTCTGGTTCCCAGTGGCCAGAAAATTCTCAGAAGATTGAAAACAAGgggaagggaaagaaaaagccTAAGAGAAAGAACAAGCGAAATG AATTCTGGCAACAGAAAGATGCAGATGATGAAAAGAGCATTTTGTTGAATGCCCCAGCAGTTGAg CAGAATAGGAGTACTAAAGGCAAGGCAACAAAGGCGGGATCAGAAGAGAAATTGGATAAGGACAGTAAGGAGGCATTGCAAGTTCATCTAGCCTCTGGTTCCCAGCGGCCAGAAAATTCTGAGAAGATTGAAAACAAGGGGAAAGGAATGAAAAAGCCTAAGAGAAAGAACAAGCGAAATG AATTCTGGCAACAGAAAGATGCAGATGATGAAAAGAGCATTTTGTTGAATGCCCCAGCAGTTGAG CAGAATAGGAGTACTAAAGGCAAGGCAACAGAGGCGGGATCAGAAGATAAATTGGATAAGGACAGTAAGGAGGCATTGCAAGTTCATCTAGCCTCTGGTTCCCAGTGGCCAGAAAATTCTCAGAAGATTGAAAACAAGgggaagggaaagaaaaagccTAAGAGAAAGAACAAGCGAAATG AATTCTGGCAACAGAAAGATGCAGATGATGAAAAGAGCATTTTGTTGAATGCCCCAGCAGTTGAg CAGAATAGGAGTACTAAAGGCAAGGCAACAAAGGCGGGATCAGAAGAGAAATTGGATAAGGACAGTAAGGAGGTATTGCAAGTTCATCTAGCCTCTGGTTCCCAGCGGCCAGAAAATTCTGAGAAGATTGAAAACAAGgggaagggaaagaaaaggcCTAAGAGAAAGAACAAGCGAAATG cCGCTCTCGCATTAGATCCTAAAGCCTTGTCTACAACAAACGTGAAATTGCTGGCTAAGATAGCGCTAAACTTGGCTGTATCTAATTCCACAAGCAGCCTAAAATACATTGATGCAATGGCGAAGAAGGAAAAATCTTCACCGAAACTGAAATCGGCACACGAGTTCTGCATTTCACAGTATCAGTACACCGTGAATTCATTCAAAAGTGCTTTGAGCGACTTGGATGTAGATCCTATGACTGCAAATTATGATGCAAAAGTTGCTTCTGATGGTGCATCTTACTGTGCAGACAAACTGAAATCTGAGGGATTTCAATCTAAAGACGGTTACCAATAA
- the LOC123203506 gene encoding uncharacterized protein LOC123203506 isoform X11: MMMEGEGSSSSKKRGVQNHDDGFINTLFSWSLDDIRNKNLFSHKVEKIPESFESVTQYLGSFVYPLLEETRAELFSPMEIISRAPYAKVDVFRPLGSELFDVKIDYWRNRFSNNGKEPYKTLPGDILILADAKPETISDLERVGRMWSFLSVMTIAEDDNDSTSTYFKVKASKSIQQFEREKSLFVIFLANITTNRRIWKSLNMSRNLKIIKKVLRGNSVSEESCQVCSELNGGILYEKFGSGLSSTLNASQLNAVLACLDGVRCDHKSSVQLIWGPPGTGKTKAVSMLLFTLLKTKCRTLTCAPTNVAITEVASRVLKLLKESIKTDDYGSETLMLPLGDILLFGSKERLKVGQEIEEIYLDYRVKKLSECFGTLTGWRHCFSSMMDLLEDCVSQYHIFLENKLVKKRESTDKNEVKENYRNMEMEGDNEEFKSFLEFVRDRFKHTATPLRNCIFIFCTHIPKRFILESNFQNMIDLISLLDSFETLLFQKNVVSDELQELFSHSVAEEFFSSPGHRNYLLQKRRASVIFCTASSSFKLHSVAMEPLNVLVIDEAAQLKESESTIPLQLLGLNHTILIGDECQLPAMVKSKVTDEASFGRSLFERLSSLGRSKHLLNTQYRMHPSISCFPNSYFYNNRIWDSPNVKRRINKNVFLPRSPIFRPYSFINILEGREESIGRSWRNMVEVAVVMKILQNLYKDWNDSKQKLSIGIVSPYSAQVQAIEKKLGGKYDDSDDFTVKVKSIDGFQGGEEDIIIISTVRSNERGSIGFLSKPQRINVALTRARHCLWILGNERTLTHGESVWKILINDAKDRCCFFNADEDKDLAKAILEPKKELNELNELLNADSVLFNNQKWKQNRSTKGKATEAGSEEKLDKDSKEALQVHLASGSQWPKNSEKIENKGKGKKKPKRKNKRNEFWRQKDADDEKSILLNAPAVELDVHLNNLFLQQNRSTKGKATEAGSEEKLDKDRKEALQVHLAPGSQWPENSEKIENKGKGMKKPKRKNKRNEFWQQKDADDEKSILLNAPAVEQNRSTKGKATEAGSEDKLDKDSKEALQVHLASGSQWPENSQKIENKGKGKKKPKRKNKRNEFWQQKDADDEKSILLNAPAVEQNRSTKGKATKAGSEEKLDKDSKEALQVHLASGSQRPENSEKIENKGKGMKKPKRKNKRNEFWQQKDADDEKSILLNAPAVEQNRSTKGKATEAGSEDKLDKDSKEALQVHLASGSQWPENSQKIENKGKGKKKPKRKNKRNEFWQQKDADDEKSILLNAPAVEQNRSTKGKATKAGSEEKLDKDSKEALQVHLASGSQRPENSEKIENKGKGMKKPKRKNKRNEFWQQKDADDEKSILLNAPAVEQNRSTKGKATEAGSEDKLDKDSKEALQVHLASGSQWPENSQKIENKGKGKKKPKRKNKRNEFWQQKDADDEKSILLNAPAVEQNRSTKGKATKAGSEEKLDKDSKEVLQVHLASGSQRPENSEKIENKGKGKKRPKRKNKRNAALALDPKALSTTNVKLLAKIALNLAVSNSTSSLKYIDAMAKKEKSSPKLKSAHEFCISQYQYTVNSFKSALSDLDVDPMTANYDAKVASDGASYCADKLKSEGFQSKDGYQ, translated from the exons ATGATGATGGAAGGTGAAGGTAGTAGTAGCAGCAAGAAGAGAGGAGTTCAAAATCATGACGATGGCTTCATTAATACTCTGTTTTCTTGGTCTCTTGATGACATTCGTAACAAAAATCTTTTCAGTCATAAG GTGGAAAAAATTCCGGAATCATTTGAATCTGTCACTCAGTATTTGGGGTCATTTGTTTATCCTTTGTTGGAAGAAACACGAGCAGAACTGTTTTCACCTATGGAGATCATTTCAAGAGCACCTTATGCTAAGGTGGATGTTTTTAGGCCTCTTGGATCTGAGTTATTTGATGTTAAGATTGATTACTGGAGGAACAGGTTCAGTAACAATGGTAAAGAGCCTTATAAAACTTTGCCGggggatattttaattttagcagATGCGAAACCTGAAACTATTTCCGACTTGGAGAGGGTTGGTAGAATGTGGTCTTTTCTATCAGTCATGACAATCGCTGAGGATGATAATGATAGCACTTCTACTTACTTTAAAGTGAAGGCTTCAAAAAGCATCCAGCAGTTTGAAAGGGAGAAATCACTGTTTGTGATTTTCTTGGCAAATATTACTACTAACAGAAGAATATGGAAATCCTTGAACATGTCCCGAAATTTGAAGATTATCAAAAAAGTTTTACGCGGGAATTCCGTG TCGGAGGAAAGTTGCCAAGTCTGTTCTGAACTGAATGGAGGGATCTTATATGAGAAATTTGGTAGTGGCTTATCATCAACATTGAATGCTTCGCAATTGAATGCAGTTCTTGCCTGTCTTGATGGAGTGCGTTGTGATCACAAGTCCTCTGTGCAACTTATATGGGGTCCCCCTGGAACAGGGAAAACTAAAGCTGTTAGTATGCTTCTCTTTACTCTGTTGAAAACAAAATGCAGAACCCTTACTTGTGCCCCGACGAATGTTGCAATTACAGAAGTTGCTTCTCGTGTTCTGAAGCTGCTGAAAGAATCGATTAAAACTGATGACTATGGAAGTGAGACTCTGATGCTTCCTCTTGGAGATATTCTCTTGTTTGGGAGTAAGGAGAGACTCAAAGTTGGTcaagaaatagaagaaatatATTTGGATTATCGCGTTAAAAAGCTTTCAGAGTGTTTTGGTACGCTGACTGGCTGGAGGCATTGCTTCTCATCCATGATGGATTTACTTGAAGATTGTGTTTCTCAGTATCACATTTTCTTGGAGAATAAATTGGTAAAGAAGAGAGAAAGTACTGACAAAAATGAAGTCAAAGAGAATTACAGGAATATGGAAATGGAAGGTGACAATGAGGAGTTTAAATCATTTCTTGAATTTGTGAGAGATAGATTTAAACATACTGCTACTCCTCTTAGGAATTGTATATTTATCTTCTGCACTCACATACCAAAACGTTTCATTTTGGaaagtaattttcaaaatatgataGATCTTAtcagtttacttgattctttcgaAACTTTGTTGTTTCAAAAAAATGTAGTTTCTGACGAGCTGCAAGAGCTCTTTTCACATTCAGTAGCTGAAGAGTTTTTTTCATCACCTGGGCATAGAAATTACTTGTTGCAGAAAAGGAGAG CTTCTGTAATATTTTGCACTGCTTCTAGTTCATTTAAGCTGCATTCAGTGGCCATGGAACCACTGAACGTTCTGGTCATTGATGAAGCGGCACAACTAAAAGAAAGTGAGTCGACAATACCCCTGCAACTGTTGGGCTTAAATCATACTATTCTCATTGGGGATGAGTGCCAATTGCCAGCAATGGTTAAAAGCAAG GTTACTGACGAAGCTTCCTTCGGGAGAAGCTTATTTGAGAGGCTGAGCTCATTGGGTCGCTCTAAACACCTGCTCAATACACAGTATCGGATGCACCCCTCAATTAGCTGCTTCccaaattcttatttttataacaacCGGATTTGGGATTCTCCTAATGTtaaaagaagaatcaacaaaaatgtctttttgcCAAGATCTCCAATATTCCGTCCATATTCTTTCATCAATATTCTTGAAGGGAGAGAAGAGTCCATTGGCCGTAGCTGGAGAAATATGGTTGAGGTAGCTGTTGTGATGAAAATATTGCAGAACCTGTACAAAG ATTGGAATGACTCAAAACAGAAGCTGAGCATTGGCATAGTCTCACCTTACAGTGCTCAAGTACaagcaattgaaaaaaaacttgGAGGCAAGTATGATGACTCTGATGACTTTACTGTAAAAGTGAAGTCGATTGATGGGTTTCAAGGTGGTGAGGAGgacattattataatttccaCTGTGAGAAGCAACGAAAGGGGATCCATTGGATTCTTGTCCAAGCCACAGAGAATCAATGTTGCACTTACAAGGGCCAG GCACTGTTTATGGATTTTAGGGAATGAAAGGACCTTAACTCATGGTGAATCTGTTTGGAAAATCTTAATCAATGATGCTAAGGACCGCTGTTGTTTCTTTAATGCTGATGAAGATAAGGATTTGGCCAAAGCTATATTAGAGCCCAAAAAAGAGCTTAATGAATTGAATGAATTGCTGAATGCTGACAGTGTACTTTTCAACAATCAAAAGTGGAAG CAGAACAGGAGTACTAAAGGCAAGGCAACGGAGGCAGGTTCAGAAGAGAAATTGGATAAGGACAGTAAGGAGGCATTGCAAGTTCATCTAGCCTCTGGTTCCCAGTGGCCAAAAAATTCTGAGAAGATTGAAAACAAGgggaagggaaagaaaaagccTAAGAGAAAGAACAAGCGAAATG AATTCTGGCGACAGAAAGATGCAGATGATGAAAAGAGCATTTTGTTGAATGCCCCAGCAGTTGAg TTGGATGTTCACTTGAATAACCTATTCTTGCAGCAGAATAGGAGTACTAAAGGCAAGGCAACAGAGGCGGGTTCAGAAGAGAAATTGGATAAGGACAGGAAGGAGGCATTGCAAGTTCATCTAGCCCCTGGTTCCCAGTGGCCAGAAAATTCTGAGAAGATTGAAAACAAGGGGAAAGGAATGAAAAAGCCTAAGAGAAAGAACAAGCGAAATG AATTCTGGCAACAGAAAGATGCAGATGATGAAAAGAGCATTTTGTTGAATGCCCCAGCAGTTGAG CAGAATAGGAGTACTAAAGGCAAGGCAACAGAGGCGGGATCAGAAGATAAATTGGATAAGGACAGTAAGGAGGCATTGCAAGTTCATCTAGCCTCTGGTTCTCAGTGGCCAGAAAATTCTCAGAAGATTGAAAACAAGgggaagggaaagaaaaagccTAAGAGAAAGAACAAGCGAAATG AATTCTGGCAACAGAAAGATGCAGATGATGAAAAGAGCATTTTGTTGAATGCCCCAGCAGTTGAg CAGAATAGGAGTACTAAAGGCAAGGCAACAAAGGCGGGATCAGAAGAGAAATTGGATAAGGACAGTAAGGAGGCATTGCAAGTTCATCTAGCCTCTGGTTCCCAGCGGCCAGAAAATTCTGAGAAGATTGAAAACAAGGGGAAAGGAATGAAAAAGCCTAAGAGAAAGAACAAGCGAAATG AATTCTGGCAACAGAAAGATGCAGATGATGAAAAGAGCATTTTGTTGAATGCCCCAGCAGTTGAG CAGAATAGGAGTACTAAAGGCAAGGCAACAGAGGCGGGATCAGAAGATAAATTGGATAAGGACAGTAAGGAGGCATTGCAAGTTCATCTAGCCTCTGGTTCCCAGTGGCCAGAAAATTCTCAGAAGATTGAAAACAAGgggaagggaaagaaaaagccTAAGAGAAAGAACAAGCGAAATG AATTCTGGCAACAGAAAGATGCAGATGATGAAAAGAGCATTTTGTTGAATGCCCCAGCAGTTGAg CAGAATAGGAGTACTAAAGGCAAGGCAACAAAGGCGGGATCAGAAGAGAAATTGGATAAGGACAGTAAGGAGGCATTGCAAGTTCATCTAGCCTCTGGTTCCCAGCGGCCAGAAAATTCTGAGAAGATTGAAAACAAGGGGAAAGGAATGAAAAAGCCTAAGAGAAAGAACAAGCGAAATG AATTCTGGCAACAGAAAGATGCAGATGATGAAAAGAGCATTTTGTTGAATGCCCCAGCAGTTGAG CAGAATAGGAGTACTAAAGGCAAGGCAACAGAGGCGGGATCAGAAGATAAATTGGATAAGGACAGTAAGGAGGCATTGCAAGTTCATCTAGCCTCTGGTTCCCAGTGGCCAGAAAATTCTCAGAAGATTGAAAACAAGgggaagggaaagaaaaagccTAAGAGAAAGAACAAGCGAAATG AATTCTGGCAACAGAAAGATGCAGATGATGAAAAGAGCATTTTGTTGAATGCCCCAGCAGTTGAg CAGAATAGGAGTACTAAAGGCAAGGCAACAAAGGCGGGATCAGAAGAGAAATTGGATAAGGACAGTAAGGAGGTATTGCAAGTTCATCTAGCCTCTGGTTCCCAGCGGCCAGAAAATTCTGAGAAGATTGAAAACAAGgggaagggaaagaaaaggcCTAAGAGAAAGAACAAGCGAAATG cCGCTCTCGCATTAGATCCTAAAGCCTTGTCTACAACAAACGTGAAATTGCTGGCTAAGATAGCGCTAAACTTGGCTGTATCTAATTCCACAAGCAGCCTAAAATACATTGATGCAATGGCGAAGAAGGAAAAATCTTCACCGAAACTGAAATCGGCACACGAGTTCTGCATTTCACAGTATCAGTACACCGTGAATTCATTCAAAAGTGCTTTGAGCGACTTGGATGTAGATCCTATGACTGCAAATTATGATGCAAAAGTTGCTTCTGATGGTGCATCTTACTGTGCAGACAAACTGAAATCTGAGGGATTTCAATCTAAAGACGGTTACCAATAA